In Methanoculleus sp. 7T, the genomic stretch CGGAGGCACCCATTATGCCCTCGACATCCTGCTGGCACGGGAGATCGTCGAGATGATCCCGATCACCCCGGTGCCGCGAGCACCCCCCCATATTGCCGGGATCATCAACCTGAGAGGCGAGATCACGAACATCATCGACCTCGCCACCCTTCTCAACGTCCAGACCGGCGCCGAGACGGAGAACAGGAAGATCATCGTCCTCGTCCCTGAGGCGGCAAACGGCTCGAATACCGGGATCATCGTCGACGATGTCCACTCGGTTCTCCGGGTCG encodes the following:
- a CDS encoding chemotaxis protein CheW, with the translated sequence MEITDVVEFGIGGTHYALDILLAREIVEMIPITPVPRAPPHIAGIINLRGEITNIIDLATLLNVQTGAETENRKIIVLVPEAANGSNTGIIVDDVHSVLRVGKDDIVQMDDSLAKEAYVKGIIRMKEDEKGGKAQKQDLIIWIDLQKILLNLTG